From one Candidatus Acididesulfobacter guangdongensis genomic stretch:
- the fusA gene encoding elongation factor G, whose amino-acid sequence MADRISLDKIRNIGIMAHIDAGKTTTTERILYYTGVNYKIGEVHEGTATMDWMEQEQERGITITSAATTCYWKDHRINIIDTPGHVDFTIEVERSLRVLDGAVAVFDGVAGVEPQSETVWRQADKYSVPRICFVNKMDRTGANFFRCVDMIKTRLNAVPVVMQIPFGLEDSFKGVIDIAAMKALVYNDETMGAKYETIDIPEDYKAEAQKYHAEFLEKSCDFNDELMEKYLAGEEVDVASAKKAIRQGTLEFKVVPVFCGSAFKNKGVQPLLDAVVEYLPSPLDVPSIKGINPRTDKEELRKASNDESFSALAFKIASDPYTGQLTYIRVYSGVLQSGSYVYNSVKDTKERIGRLLRMHANKKEEIKEVFAGDIAAAVGLRSTTTGDTLCDDSNPIVLEAMDFPDPVISIAIEPKTKADQEKLGLSLQKLTVEDPSFRVKTDEETGQTIISGMGELHLEIIVDRLLREFKVDANVGKPQVAYKETINKKVQSEGKFIRQSGGRGQYGHVWLEIEPLGKGSGFEFENKIKGGVIPTEYIPAISKGIVEAMTNGVMAGYPVVDIKVAVYDGSFHEVDSSEMAFKIAGSMAFKEGCRKASPALLEPIMKVEVLVPEDFMGDVIGDLNSRRGKILNLEARAGIQVINAEVPLAEMFGYSTDLRSKTQGRANYSMEFLKYEQVPKNISEEIVAKSQGK is encoded by the coding sequence ATGGCTGACAGAATATCGCTTGATAAAATACGAAATATCGGAATAATGGCTCATATTGATGCCGGTAAAACTACAACAACTGAAAGAATATTATACTATACCGGTGTCAACTATAAAATTGGTGAGGTTCATGAAGGAACCGCAACTATGGATTGGATGGAGCAAGAGCAGGAGAGAGGAATTACGATAACTTCTGCAGCTACGACATGCTACTGGAAAGATCATAGGATTAATATAATAGATACGCCTGGTCACGTTGACTTCACTATAGAAGTCGAAAGATCTCTAAGGGTTTTGGACGGAGCAGTTGCTGTTTTTGACGGTGTAGCCGGCGTTGAACCGCAATCAGAAACTGTTTGGAGACAGGCAGACAAATATTCCGTGCCCAGAATTTGTTTTGTCAATAAAATGGATAGGACGGGAGCAAATTTTTTCAGATGCGTAGATATGATAAAAACAAGACTTAATGCAGTGCCTGTTGTTATGCAAATACCTTTTGGATTAGAAGATTCATTTAAAGGTGTTATAGATATTGCAGCAATGAAAGCATTAGTGTATAACGACGAAACTATGGGCGCAAAATATGAAACAATAGATATTCCGGAAGATTATAAAGCGGAAGCTCAAAAGTATCATGCTGAATTTTTAGAAAAATCATGCGATTTTAATGATGAGCTTATGGAAAAATATTTAGCCGGCGAAGAAGTTGATGTCGCATCGGCTAAAAAAGCTATCAGACAGGGAACCTTAGAATTTAAAGTTGTTCCTGTATTTTGCGGATCAGCTTTTAAAAATAAAGGCGTGCAGCCGCTATTGGATGCGGTAGTGGAATATTTGCCATCTCCATTAGATGTACCGTCAATTAAAGGAATTAATCCCAGGACAGACAAAGAAGAACTTAGAAAAGCATCTAATGATGAGTCATTTTCTGCATTAGCTTTTAAAATCGCTTCAGATCCATATACAGGTCAATTAACGTACATACGTGTGTACTCCGGTGTTTTACAGTCAGGTTCATATGTATATAATTCTGTAAAAGACACAAAAGAAAGGATAGGCAGGCTTCTTAGAATGCATGCAAATAAAAAAGAAGAAATCAAAGAAGTATTTGCAGGCGACATAGCAGCTGCTGTCGGACTAAGGAGCACTACAACAGGGGATACGCTATGCGATGATTCAAACCCCATTGTTTTAGAAGCTATGGATTTTCCGGACCCTGTTATATCAATTGCTATTGAACCTAAGACAAAAGCTGATCAGGAAAAGTTAGGTTTATCGCTTCAAAAATTAACTGTAGAAGATCCTTCATTCAGGGTTAAAACAGATGAAGAAACCGGTCAGACTATTATATCGGGTATGGGCGAACTGCATTTAGAAATTATTGTTGATCGCCTTCTGCGAGAATTTAAAGTAGATGCGAATGTCGGAAAACCGCAGGTTGCGTACAAAGAAACAATAAATAAAAAAGTTCAATCCGAAGGTAAATTTATTAGACAGTCCGGCGGTCGTGGACAATACGGACATGTATGGCTTGAGATTGAGCCGCTCGGAAAGGGCTCGGGTTTCGAATTTGAAAATAAAATTAAAGGCGGAGTTATACCAACAGAATATATACCTGCTATAAGTAAAGGAATAGTGGAAGCTATGACAAACGGAGTAATGGCAGGCTACCCGGTTGTAGATATAAAAGTTGCAGTTTACGATGGTTCATTTCATGAAGTAGATTCTTCTGAAATGGCTTTTAAAATAGCAGGATCTATGGCTTTTAAAGAAGGTTGTAGAAAAGCGTCTCCCGCACTGCTTGAACCGATTATGAAGGTTGAAGTATTAGTACCAGAAGATTTTATGGGGGATGTCATAGGCGATTTAAATTCCAGAAGAGGCAAGATTTTAAATTTAGAAGCCAGAGCAGGGATTCAGGTAATTAATGCAGAAGTTCCGCTGGCTGAGATGTTTGGATATTCAACAGATTTAAGATCGAAAACTCAAGGTCGGGCCAACTATTCTATGGAATTTTTAAAATATGAACAGGTTCCTAAGAATATTTCAGAAGAAATTGTTGCAAAGTCGCAAGGTAAATAA
- a CDS encoding 30S ribosomal protein S7 yields the protein MSRRKRSVKRVIDGDPKFNDKVVQKFINKIMYDGKKSIAEGLFYSSLEIIQEKTKEDGFKIFKQAIDNVKPVLEVKARRVGGSNYQVPIEVRSDRKLYLAIRWIVTYARMRNEKSMEENLALEILDASNNKGGSIKKKEDTFKMAEANKAFAHFRW from the coding sequence TTGTCAAGAAGAAAAAGATCGGTCAAAAGGGTGATTGACGGTGACCCAAAATTTAACGATAAAGTAGTCCAAAAGTTTATAAATAAGATAATGTACGACGGCAAGAAAAGTATTGCCGAGGGTTTATTTTATAGTTCTTTAGAAATTATTCAAGAAAAAACTAAAGAGGATGGGTTTAAGATATTTAAACAGGCAATAGATAATGTAAAACCGGTTTTGGAAGTGAAAGCCCGCAGGGTAGGCGGTTCCAATTATCAGGTGCCGATAGAAGTCAGAAGCGATAGAAAGCTCTATCTTGCCATAAGATGGATTGTTACGTATGCAAGAATGAGAAATGAAAAATCAATGGAAGAAAATTTAGCTTTAGAAATTTTAGATGCTTCAAACAATAAAGGTGGTTCAATTAAAAAGAAGGAAGATACTTTTAAAATGGCAGAAGCAAATAAAGCATTTGCTCACTTTAGATGGTAG
- a CDS encoding 30S ribosomal protein S12, whose amino-acid sequence MPTINQLIRNGRKKITKKTSSPALRSCPQKRGVCVRVYTTTPKKPNSALRKVARVKLTNGMEVTSYIPGEGHNLQEHSVVLIRGGRVKDLPGVRYHIIRGALDCVGVNGRKQSRSKYGAKRPK is encoded by the coding sequence GTGCCTACAATAAATCAATTAATAAGAAACGGCAGAAAAAAAATAACGAAGAAGACTTCTTCGCCGGCATTGAGAAGCTGTCCTCAAAAAAGGGGTGTGTGCGTTAGAGTGTACACGACGACTCCAAAGAAACCTAATTCTGCCCTTAGAAAAGTAGCAAGAGTGAAACTTACAAACGGAATGGAGGTAACTTCCTATATTCCGGGAGAAGGTCATAATTTGCAGGAACATTCGGTAGTTTTAATAAGAGGCGGAAGAGTTAAAGATTTACCTGGTGTCAGATATCATATAATAAGAGGTGCGTTAGATTGTGTCGGTGTTAACGGAAGAAAACAATCAAGATCAAAATATGGTGCAAAAAGACCTAAATAA
- the rpoC gene encoding DNA-directed RNA polymerase subunit beta' has product MNFKKFFNKDERFFNEENDVKDPLSFNRIKLSLASPEIIRSWSHGEVKKPETINYRTLKPERDGLFCAKIFGPIKDYECNCGKYKRMKHRGIVCEKCGVEVIQSKVRRERLGHIELASPVAHIWFFKSLPSRIGSLLDMTLKEIEKILYFESYVILDAGDAAKAGVKTKDVITEEKYLKLKKEGYSFTAEIGAAAIKELLKMIELESMSKSLKEEIRILPNGVKKKKLAKQLKIIEAFRTSGNKPEWMILDVIPVIPPDLRPLVPLEGGRFASSDLNDLYRRVINRNNRLKKLIELSAPDIIIKNEKRMLQEAVDALFDNGRRGRVIMGSNKRPLKSLSEMLKGKTGRFRLNLLGKRVDYSGRSVIVVGPELKLHQCGLPKKMAIELFKPFIFHQLQRRGITDTLKTTKKMVDREAPEVFDILEEVIKEHPILLNRAPTLHRLGIQAFEPILVEGKAIHLHPLVCAAFNADFDGDQMAVHVPLSVEAQVEARVLMMSTNNILSPANGKPIIVPSQDMVLGLYYMTREMPFAKGEGKIFANADEVKLAYENKNVDLHSKVKVRINGKIENTTPGRAILFEIIPEKIDFSLINKTMTKKEIANLIDYVFRICGPKETVILADKLKSMGYQYSTKSGISICINDMKIPKEKYQMIKDVTSKVEEIENNYKEGLITDGERYNKVVDTWAITTEEIAKVMMDKLGSESFKDESTGKATEGKSFNSIYMMADSGSRGSEAQIRQLAGMRGLMAKPSGEIIETPITANFREGLTVLQYFISTHGARKGLADTALKTANSGYLTRRLVDVAQDAIISEHDCHTIDGIVVSTLVESGETIEPIEERILGRVGLEDIVDPFTGELIVKANEEITENHLAKIENAHIENVKIRSVLTCASENGVCVKCYGRDLSTGHLVNIGEAIGVMSAQSIGEPGTQLTMRTFHVGGTASRRTEQASIENKYAGIVKFNNMNAIKNRYNEYVVINRNGEIIIEDESGRELEKFKLAYGSKIKVEPDSMIKENTLIADWDSYINPIVTDISGKIRFEDIRESETMQEQVDETSGLSRKVIMDSRDQSLKPKILVKSQLEEKSYLLPIGAHLSVQEGDEVFAGDVIAKIPRETTKTKDITGGLPKVAELFEARKPKELAVITEIDGKVTFGKDFKGKRKVIIEPPHGEPREYLIPKGKIASVHDGDYVKAGEALMDGSPNPHDILKVLGEKELAKFLVDEIQEVYRLQGVKINDKHIEVIVRQMLKNVRIKDSGSSRFLEDEIVDKSVFETENKKIMQEGGTPASAEPELMGITKASLSTESFISAASFQETTKVLTEAALQGKVDFLRGLKENVIMGRLIPAGTGSKRYVDIDIKVS; this is encoded by the coding sequence ATGAACTTTAAAAAGTTTTTCAACAAAGATGAAAGATTTTTTAATGAAGAGAATGATGTTAAGGATCCATTAAGTTTTAATAGAATCAAATTAAGCTTAGCTTCACCTGAAATAATAAGAAGTTGGTCTCATGGAGAGGTTAAAAAGCCGGAAACAATAAATTATAGGACACTTAAACCTGAAAGAGACGGACTTTTCTGCGCTAAAATATTTGGTCCTATAAAAGATTACGAATGTAATTGCGGGAAATATAAAAGAATGAAGCATCGTGGCATAGTATGCGAAAAATGCGGTGTTGAAGTTATTCAGTCTAAAGTTAGAAGAGAACGGTTGGGACATATTGAACTGGCTTCTCCTGTTGCACATATTTGGTTTTTTAAAAGTCTTCCGTCAAGAATCGGCAGTTTGCTTGATATGACTTTAAAAGAGATTGAAAAGATTCTTTATTTTGAATCATATGTTATTTTAGATGCAGGCGATGCTGCAAAAGCAGGCGTCAAAACAAAAGATGTAATAACTGAGGAAAAATATTTAAAGCTTAAAAAAGAAGGCTACAGTTTTACTGCAGAAATTGGAGCTGCTGCTATCAAAGAGCTTCTAAAGATGATAGAACTAGAGTCTATGTCTAAAAGTCTGAAAGAAGAAATCAGAATTTTACCAAATGGAGTAAAAAAGAAAAAACTTGCAAAACAGCTTAAAATTATTGAAGCTTTTAGAACATCTGGGAATAAACCTGAATGGATGATTCTCGACGTAATTCCCGTAATACCGCCTGATTTGCGTCCGTTAGTGCCTTTAGAAGGCGGCAGATTTGCAAGTTCAGATTTAAACGATCTTTACAGAAGAGTAATAAATAGAAATAATCGTTTAAAGAAATTAATTGAGCTATCGGCACCTGATATTATTATAAAAAATGAAAAAAGAATGTTACAGGAAGCTGTCGATGCGCTGTTTGATAATGGCAGACGCGGCAGGGTAATAATGGGTTCCAACAAAAGACCTTTAAAATCCCTGAGCGAAATGCTGAAAGGAAAAACAGGAAGGTTCAGATTAAATTTATTGGGCAAAAGAGTCGACTACTCAGGAAGGTCGGTAATTGTGGTAGGTCCGGAATTAAAGCTTCATCAGTGCGGCTTACCTAAAAAAATGGCTATTGAACTTTTTAAACCTTTCATTTTTCACCAGCTGCAGCGAAGAGGCATTACAGATACATTAAAAACTACTAAAAAAATGGTAGACAGAGAAGCGCCGGAAGTTTTTGATATATTAGAAGAGGTTATAAAAGAGCATCCTATTTTATTAAATAGAGCGCCAACCTTGCATAGATTAGGCATTCAAGCATTTGAGCCTATATTAGTCGAAGGTAAAGCTATACATCTGCATCCGTTGGTCTGTGCCGCGTTTAATGCCGATTTTGACGGAGACCAGATGGCAGTTCATGTTCCGTTATCAGTGGAGGCGCAAGTAGAAGCAAGGGTATTGATGATGTCAACAAACAATATACTTTCTCCGGCTAACGGAAAACCGATAATAGTGCCTTCGCAGGACATGGTTTTAGGGCTGTACTATATGACTCGCGAGATGCCGTTTGCTAAAGGGGAAGGGAAAATATTTGCAAATGCCGATGAAGTAAAGCTTGCTTATGAAAATAAAAATGTTGATTTACATTCGAAAGTAAAAGTAAGAATAAATGGAAAAATAGAAAATACTACGCCTGGCAGAGCTATACTATTTGAAATAATACCGGAAAAAATAGATTTTTCATTGATTAATAAAACAATGACAAAGAAAGAAATTGCAAATCTTATAGACTACGTATTTAGAATATGCGGCCCTAAAGAAACAGTAATTCTTGCAGATAAATTAAAATCAATGGGCTATCAATATTCAACTAAATCGGGTATATCTATTTGCATCAATGATATGAAAATACCTAAAGAAAAATATCAAATGATAAAAGACGTTACGTCTAAAGTTGAAGAAATTGAAAATAATTACAAAGAAGGACTGATAACCGATGGAGAAAGATATAACAAAGTGGTTGATACATGGGCAATTACAACTGAAGAAATAGCCAAAGTTATGATGGACAAACTTGGTTCCGAATCTTTTAAAGATGAATCAACAGGAAAAGCGACGGAAGGAAAAAGTTTTAATTCTATTTATATGATGGCAGATTCCGGTTCAAGAGGTTCTGAAGCTCAAATCAGGCAGCTTGCGGGTATGAGGGGACTCATGGCAAAACCTTCCGGTGAAATAATTGAAACTCCCATTACCGCTAATTTTAGAGAAGGATTAACCGTTCTTCAATATTTTATATCGACTCACGGAGCAAGAAAAGGTCTTGCAGATACAGCCTTGAAAACTGCTAACTCTGGGTATCTAACGCGAAGGCTTGTAGATGTTGCGCAGGATGCTATAATATCAGAACATGATTGTCATACTATAGACGGCATAGTAGTTTCAACATTAGTTGAAAGCGGAGAGACCATTGAACCGATAGAAGAAAGAATTTTAGGAAGGGTCGGTTTGGAAGATATAGTAGATCCGTTTACGGGTGAGCTCATTGTTAAAGCTAATGAAGAAATAACCGAAAATCATCTGGCAAAGATTGAAAATGCGCATATTGAAAATGTAAAAATAAGGTCTGTACTGACGTGTGCTTCAGAAAACGGTGTTTGCGTTAAATGCTACGGCAGAGATCTTTCTACCGGACATTTGGTGAATATAGGTGAGGCTATAGGCGTTATGTCGGCGCAATCGATAGGCGAGCCCGGAACTCAATTGACTATGAGGACGTTCCATGTCGGCGGTACTGCATCAAGAAGAACAGAGCAGGCTAGCATTGAAAACAAATATGCAGGTATCGTCAAATTTAATAACATGAATGCTATAAAAAATAGATACAATGAGTATGTAGTTATAAATAGAAACGGTGAAATAATAATCGAAGATGAATCAGGAAGAGAACTTGAGAAATTTAAATTAGCTTATGGTTCAAAGATCAAAGTAGAACCGGATTCTATGATTAAAGAAAACACGCTTATAGCAGATTGGGATTCGTATATAAACCCGATAGTAACTGATATTTCCGGAAAAATAAGGTTTGAAGATATTAGAGAATCTGAAACAATGCAGGAACAGGTCGATGAAACGTCTGGATTATCCAGAAAAGTAATTATGGACTCAAGAGACCAGAGTTTAAAACCAAAAATATTAGTTAAATCTCAACTGGAAGAAAAAAGTTATTTACTGCCTATCGGAGCGCATCTTTCAGTTCAGGAAGGCGATGAAGTATTTGCGGGAGATGTAATTGCAAAAATACCAAGAGAGACGACAAAGACCAAGGATATAACAGGCGGTTTACCAAAAGTCGCAGAATTGTTTGAAGCAAGAAAACCTAAAGAATTAGCGGTAATTACCGAAATAGACGGAAAAGTTACTTTTGGAAAAGATTTTAAAGGTAAAAGAAAAGTAATTATAGAACCGCCGCACGGTGAGCCAAGGGAATATCTAATTCCTAAAGGCAAGATTGCCAGTGTTCATGATGGCGATTATGTGAAAGCCGGCGAAGCATTAATGGATGGTTCTCCCAATCCGCATGATATTCTTAAAGTTCTTGGAGAAAAAGAACTTGCAAAGTTTCTTGTTGATGAAATTCAAGAAGTGTATAGACTTCAGGGCGTAAAGATTAATGATAAGCATATTGAGGTTATAGTAAGGCAGATGCTTAAAAATGTCAGAATTAAAGATTCCGGCAGTTCCAGATTTCTTGAGGACGAAATAGTTGATAAGAGCGTTTTTGAAACAGAAAATAAAAAAATAATGCAGGAGGGCGGTACTCCTGCATCTGCAGAACCTGAGCTGATGGGTATAACCAAAGCATCGTTAAGCACAGAAAGCTTTATATCTGCAGCATCATTTCAGGAGACTACTAAAGTCTTAACTGAGGCTGCCTTACAGGGCAAGGTTGACTTTTTACGCGGTTTAAAGGAAAATGTCATAATGGGAAGGCTAATTCCTGCAGGCACCGGATCTAAAAGGTACGTAGACATAGATATTAAAGTCTCGTAG